The following coding sequences are from one Spea bombifrons isolate aSpeBom1 chromosome 13, aSpeBom1.2.pri, whole genome shotgun sequence window:
- the PSMB3 gene encoding proteasome subunit beta type-3, with translation MSIMSYNGGAVMAMKGKDCVAIAADRRFGVQAQMVTTDFQKIFPMGDRLYIGLAGLATDVQTVAQRLKFRLNLYELKEGRQIKPETFMSMVSNLLYERRFGPYYIEPVIAGLDPKTFKPFICSLDLIGCPMTTEDFVVSGTCSEQMYGMCESLWEPDMEPDDLFETISQAMLNAVDRDAVSGMGVVVHVIEKDKVTTRTLKARMD, from the exons ATG TCTATTATGTCATATAACGGAGGGGCCGTCATGGCCATGAAAGGGAAAGACTGTGTGGCCATTGCTGCGGACCGTCGCTTCGGAGTCCAGGCTCAGATGGTGACTACGGATTTCCAGAAGATCTTCCCGATGGGAGATCGCTTGTACATCGGCTTGGCTGGCCTTGCAACGGATGTACAGACTGT GGCTCAGCGACTGAAGTTCAGACTGAATCTGTATGAACTCAAGGAAGGACGTCAAATTAAGCCTGAAACATTTATGAGCATGGTGTCGAATTTACTGTATGAGAGAAG GTTTGGCCCATACTATATTGAACCTGTTATCGCTGGTCTGGATCCCAAGACGTTCAAGCCCTTTATTTGCTCCTTGGACCTGATCGGCTGTCCTATGACAACGGAAGATTTTGTGGTGAGCGGAACGTGCTCGGAGCAGATGTACGGAATGTGCGAATCTCTGTGGGAGCCAGACATG GAACCCGATGACTTGTTTGAAACCATCTCTCAGGCCATGCTGAACGCCGTGGACAGGGATGCTGTGTCTGGAATGGGAGTGGTTGTACACGTGAT AGAGAAAGACAAAGTTACCACAAGGACACTGAAGGCACGAATGGATTAA
- the PCGF2 gene encoding polycomb group RING finger protein 2 yields the protein MHRTMRIKITELNPHLMCALCGGYFIDAATIVECLHSFCKTCILRYLEAHKFCPMCDSQVHKGRPLLSIRSDKTLQDIVYKLVPGLFRDEMKRRRDFYASYNRKEAIDSSATEQGEKTTECGEGAVQEEENISLSIQFSEDARDDTLDSMDSEDLEKRNSLRFLRCPAAMTITHLAKFLRNKMDVPSKYKVEILYEEEPLKDYYTLMDIAYIYPWGRTGPLPLKYRVQPTCKRLRFSRPRNPQELNRGTTSEGESASDKASSPAPVPSTSSSLPSPATPCQGSPNPTTEIPPLSALHNGHSAGRGRKLALNGVPGPPLT from the exons ATGCATCGGACTATGCGGATAAAGATTACGGAGCTCAACCCGCACCTGATGTGTGCGTTATGTGGAGGATACTTCATAGATGCAGCCACGATTGTAGAGTGCCTGCATTCAT TCTGTAAAACTTGTATTCTGCGGTATCTGGAAGCTCACAAATTTTGCCCAATGTGTGACTCCCAGGTCCACAAAGGACGTCCGCTCCTGAGCATCAG GTCAGACAAAACACTGCAGGATATTGTATATAAACTTGTTCCAGGACTCTTTAGAG ATGAGATGAAAAGACGGCGAGATTTCTATGCCTCCTATAACCGTAAAGAGG CTATTGATAGCTCTGCCACGGAACAGGGAGAGAAGACCACAGAATGCGGGGAGGGAGCCGTGCAAGAGGAGGAAAATATCAGTCTCTCAATTCAGTTTTCAGAGGATGCCAG GGACGACACTCTGGATTCAATGGACAGCGAGGACTTGGAGAAG AGGAACAGTCTGCGTTTCCTGCGCTGTCCAGCTGCTATGACCATTACTCACCTTGCCAAATTCCTACGAAACAAGATGGATGTCCCTAGCAAGTACAAG GTGGAGATTCTCTACGAGGAGGAGCCACTAAAAGATTATTACACACTTATGGACATTGCATATATCTACCCCTGGGGGAGG ACGGGTCCTCTACCCCTTAAGTACCGAGTGCAGCCAACGTGCAAGAGATTGCGGTTTAGCCGTCCAAGGAACCCTCAAGAGCTTAACCGCGGAACCACATCGGAGGGAGAATCTGCTAGTGACAAGGCTAGTAGTCCAGCTCCTGTTCCTTCCACCTCATCCTCCTTACCCAGCCCTGCAACCCCTTGCCAGGGGTCGCCAAACCCCACTACTGAGATACCTCCTTTGTCTGCCCTGCACAACGGGCATTCAGCAGGACGAGGACGCAAACTAGCACTCAATGGTGTTCCGGGACCCCCTCTCACCTGA